In the genome of Fusarium fujikuroi IMI 58289 draft genome, chromosome FFUJ_chr02, one region contains:
- a CDS encoding probable threonine synthase — protein MATDSTHTQSQVYLSTRGGDYGLSFETVVLKGLAADGGLFSPMRFPLRQNGCQSWKDLSYQELAFQIFSLYISRSEIPAEDLQGIINRSYSTFRAQEVTPLVQLKDNLHLLELFHGPSYSFKDCALQFLGNLFEYLLARKNEGKEGKDRHHLTVVGATSGDTGSAAIHGLRGKKDVSVTILHPKGRVSPIQELQMTTCTDANVHNLAVTGTFDDCQDIVKALFGDPETNASLKLGAVNSINFSRILAQIVYYFYSYFSLAKKSSTFKVGDKVRFVVPTGNFGDILAGYFATRMGLPVDKLVIATNENDILDRFWKSGKYEKQPARGPEAQGGLEVDGVKAHEEGVKETLSPAMDILVSSNFERLLWFLAYEFAATVGMDVEFNRKQAGQEVATWLKDLKVKGGFGPVYVDVLNSARKTFESERVSDPETLETIKSIYEQFSYVLDPHSSIGVTASLRSAQRAEANLPHISLCTAHPAKFAGAVELALKDEKDFNFQEKVLPEEFVGLEKLPKRVSDVSNDWKAVRELVKEQVEKELSGQR, from the exons ATGGCCACCGATTCGACACATACGCAATCGCAAGTCTACCTCTCCACGAGAGGTGGCGACTATGGT CTCTCCTTCGAGACCGTTGTCCTAAAGGGATTGGCTGCCGATGGTGGTCTTTTCTCCCCCATGAGATTCCCGCTGCGACAGAATGGGTGC CAAAGCTGGAAAGACCTCTCGTACCAGGAATTGGCCTTCCAGATCTTCAGCCTCTACATCTCCCGCAGCGAAATCCCCGCCGAAGACCTACAAGGCATCATCAACCGAAGCTACTCTACGTTCCGCGCCCAAGAAGTCACACCCCTCGTCCAGCTCAAGGACAATCTGCACCTCCTCGAACTCTTCCACGGCCCTAGCTACTCCTTCAAGGACTGCGCGCTCCAGTTCCTCGGCAATCTTTTCGAATACCTCCTCGCGCGAAAGAACGAGGGCAAGGAGGGTAAAGACCGACATCACTTGACTGTTGTTGGTGCGACGAGTGGTGAT ACTGGATCCGCTGCTATTCATGGTTTGAGGGGTAAGAAGGATGTGTCAGTTACTATTCTGCATCCCAAGGGCCGTGTCAGCCCGATTCAGGAGCTTCAGATGACGACGTGCACTGATGCCAATGTGCACAACCTTGCCGTCACCGGTACCTTCGACGACTGCCAA GACATCGTCAAGGCCCTCTTTGGCGACCCCGAGACCAACGCCTCCCTTAAGCTCGGCGCCGTCAACTCCATCAACTTCTCCCGCATCCTCGCCCAGATCGTGTACTACTTCTACTCCTACTTCTCCCTCGCCAAGAAGTCCTCCACCTTCAAGGTCGGCGACAAGGTGCGCTTCGTTGTCCCCACCGGAAACTTTGGCGACATCCTCGCCGGCTACTTCGCCACTCGCATGGGTCTTCCCGTCGACAAGCTTGTTATCGCGACTAACGAGAACGATATCCTTGATCGATTCTGGAAGTCTGGAAAGTACGAGAAGCAGCCCGCCAGGGGCCCCGAGGCTCAAGGTGGTCTGGAGGTCGATGGTGTCAAGGCCCATGAGGAGGGTGTCAAGGAGACTCTTAGCCCTGCTATGGACATCTTGGTTTCGAGCAATTTTGAGCGTCTGCTTTGGTTCTTGGCTTATGAGTTTGCTGCTACTGTTGGTATGGATGTTGAGTTCAACCGCAAGCAAGCCGGTCAAGAAGTCGCCACTTggctcaaggatctcaaggtcaagggcGGTTTCGGCCCCGTCTACGTGGACGTTCTCAACAGCGCCCGCAAGACATTTGAGAGCGAACGCGTCAGTGATCCCGAGACTCTCGAGACCATCAAGAGCATCTACGAGCAATTCAGCTACGTTCTCGACCCCCACTCCTCCATCGGTGTCACCGCCTCTCTCCGATCTGCCCAACGCGCTGAGGCCAACCTTCCTCACATTTCTCTGTGCACAGCTCACCCCGCCAAGTTCGCCGGTGCCGTTGAGCTGGctctcaaggatgagaaggacttCAACTTCCAGGAGAAGGTTCTCCCTGAGGAGTTCGTCGGTCTTGAGAAGTTGCCTAAGCGCGTTTCTGATGTTTCGAATGACTGGAAGGCTGTGAGGGAGCTTGTTAAGGAgcaggttgagaaggagctTAGCGGACAGCGATGA